In the Primulina tabacum isolate GXHZ01 chromosome 15, ASM2559414v2, whole genome shotgun sequence genome, ATATACTTTCTTTGAAGAATACTCCCACCGTCGATTCTGCATATGGAATTTGTAAATCAATGGTGGATACACAACATTATAGCTGCCAGGAGCATACGGTACGTATTTTTTAAAACACACACAATTTCACgtctttacgaaaatgattaactcaaATTGCTATAAAAGTTCATTGTAgctattataaactcattttaaattttttattttaccatGTGAGATAAGAGGTATCACATTTTAGATCATGTCACGAtatgtgtatgtgtgtatgtgtgtatgTATGTCTGTATTGTTTCTACTTATATGTTGGTATCAGGTTACAACAAAGGATGGCTATATTCTAAGCATAATAAGAATAGGGATGTCTGCTGGTATCAATGAAGGGAAAACCCCGGTTCTTCTTCAACATGGAATCCTGAGTGTATGTAATTGTGAGACTGAGATTTTACATATGTATTTTGAAACTGAAATACAGAAGAAAAAACTATACCCGAAAATCGAATTCTTTTCCATCTACCAGGATGCAATGACATGGATTTCGGATTCTCCGGATGAATCTTTGGGATTCATTTTGGCAGACAATGGTTTGGATGTTTGGCTAGCGAATGTTCGGGGAACCAATTATAGTCGAGGTCACATCTCACTTAGCCCCGATGATTCGGTACGATGCATATATCTATGTTATTTTATACTATATTGTTATGTTAcaaaatttcaataacaattgaAGTTGATTTCAAATATACAGTATGGTATATATGTAAGTGTCATTTAAAATGTACAGCGCAAATCATTCCTCGAAACAAATTCATTTATTCAAGCGCAACCTCAGTGTTATTGTTAAATCATATGATAAGCATCCGTTTTAacgtaaaaaaaaattgaaaatattattacacaattaaaaatttgacaatatatcttacttaaattattgttttaattataaaaagtcttataaaaaacaatatttagagttataaattttaatttaatttctaaAGAACATTTGCTAAGACTTACTAAGTATATACTTAACACtgtattattaatatatatactttaGTTTTTGGGGTTGAGTGTCCAAGTTACGATCTTAACACTACTATATTCATGTCGATATTCTAGTTTGATTAAACTGAAATATCATAAATATCTTGGCAAATCGCGACCATTTATTGATGAAGGAAGGGTTCAAACGGAGGATTCAAATTTTCGTAAAATCAGTTttttatttcgaaattaaatttaatttttcatcattttatttatatataaaaaaaaacaggCTTACTGGGATTGGTCATGGGATGAATTAGCTGCGTATGATCTTCCAGCTATGGTTCAATATGTCTATGGCCAAACGGGACAGAAGTTGCACTATGTTGGCCACTCCTTGGTATCATTCAACATCTTgtcctttttattttaattatactTTTTTGTTGCATGAATAAAGCATCTTTTTGGCACATtgccaaaaaaaaaactgaCAAAAACGATTTTGCTCTATAATAGACGAGTCTTTTAGGATGGTATACCTTTTGCTTtttagcaaaaacttgtgtgagacggtctcacaggtcgtattttgtgagacggatatcttatttgggttatccatgaaaaattattaaagctaagagtattactttttattgtgaatatcaggtgagttgacccgtctcacagataaagagttgtgagaccgtctcacaaaagacctactcttgaTTTTATAGCCTAACAAGATTTCTACGTATTTATTCTTGACGTTTTTTATGAAACAAAAACTATGTACACACACCACAGGGTACTTTAATGGCCTTTGGAGCATTTTCGAGAGGAGAAGTGGTGAGTATGGTGAGGTCGGCTGCCTTGTTATGTCCCATTGCTTATTTGGGTCAGATGCCTTCTCCTCTAGCAAGAGCTGCTGCTGATTTATTTATAGCCGAAGTATGTCTTTTCCAACTCGGTTTAGTTTATGCTATACCAGAATAATATATTCATGACTGATATGATAGTTCACTACAAGAATAATAAACCGGTCGCAAAAACCGTCAGCGAAAGTTTAAAAAATAccgtattttaattatttaaattaaaaataaataaaaacattagcgacggtttttaaaatTTGCCACATTATCTGCCAAACCGTAGCGACGGTTGTAGTTAAGTTTTcccaattttattaaaaaatgaagATTGTCTAAAATTGTTAATAAGACATCAAATTTTGCTCAcagacaaaaataaataaaagaaataatACTAATTTGGGCGAGGTTCCATATTTATCCAAATCGTGTCATGACAGGCTCTCTACTGGTTGGGGCTCAAAGAATTTGCTCCGGGAGGGTAAGTTTTCAACTATTTTATTTCAGATCTTTCTTGTGTTGTTCTTCGAGATCTCCCgggttgattttattttatttgttaatgTTGTATGAATTAAAAGAATTTACTAAATTTATTGCCAAATTAATTTTTAGAATACGAGTCATCTGTCTTTGGTCTACGAATagaaataatttataatatttacttGTGTGTTAATTTTGACATGCATATATAGGGGTCCTGCTTCCAAACTTGTGCATGATATCTGCAGTAATTCAGGGATAGATTGCTCCAAATTAGACGATGTTATTACAGgttcttttatttatatatttttttccaaaaaatttatttctttttttttaaaaaataaaaataaatcgattcatatatttaaattattatttttatattaatttattgtttGTAATTGAATAGGGCCCAACTGCTGTCTGAACTCTTCGAAATCATATCTAGATGACCAACAACCAACGTCTACAAAGAACATGGTTCATCTTGCCCAAAGTAAGTTCATAGTTTCTTTAGCATCGAACCATCGCGAACGCCAAAAACCGTCCCCAAATTCACAATATTCTTTAGCAGTAACGGACGTTCCCGGAGTCGCCAAGAAAATTTGTTATGAGATTATTATAAAtcgaagaaaagaaaagaataaTAGAACGAAAATAAAGTTCCTTCAAAGATTTTACTTTTATAGAAAAACAACTGATACTTGTAATATAATTTTGTGTGACAGTGATCAGACAAGGGAACATAGCAATGTATGACTATGGCAGTGAAGATGCAAACAATAAACATTACGGTCAGCCGACTCCTCCGGAATACAACATGACCCAAATTCCGAATGACATGCCCCTTCTCCTTAGTTACGGAGGCAAAGATTTGATTTCCGACGTCAAAGATGTGCAGACTTTGATAGACGAACTCGGGGATCGCGACCCTAGTAATCTTGCATTGGTATACAGAGAAAAGTATTCTCACTTGGACTTTGTTCATGCTATAAATGCCAAGCAAGTTGTGTACAACCCTATCATGGACTTCTTCAACCTACATTAGGATTTTGGGAAATTGTACTTAATTAGCTTTGTTATAATTTCTTGTTCGGAATACACAATTTTTTTCACATTTTGTTATTTGGGTGGATTTTGAGTTTTCTGTATATGTATCAAAGTGATGTAAACTCTGCCGCAAGTCTATATAGAGTCAAGTTATAAACGATATATATCAGATACAATATAAACCAACTGCGTTTTCTAACGTGAAAGCTCGACTCGAAAGATTTGAACATGTTTGAGTGTTATTTGAATTATTGtccgaaaattattttttatttatttaatatacaattatattatattaataaaacacTAAAGCTCGAGAGCAACTCACGGACAAAATAATTTGGGCTTGAGTTCGACTCGGAAAAAAGTTCGAGCATGTTCGAGTTCGGTTCAAATTCGATAAGCTCgaatacaaatcaaatatttttcgagtcgAAAAGCTCGCGATACTGCTCGATTTATTTACACCCTTATTCTCAATAGTTATATGTTAAAAAAAGTATGTTATtagttttcaaattttgattttgatacattaaattttaattttcgacTATTTTGATCAAATTGCTAATGTAGCACCGAAAACTCATCATGTGATACCGAAAAATATTGACGAGACATAAAAAATTGTTGAGTTGTTAATAATCACATcaaaaattatatcaaaatagtcgaatattaaaattaatatatcttAAACTCAAAATTAGATAAGTcgattgaaaaaataataatttttcttataattacgttcaattttattttacaCCGTTCATTTCATCATCAATCACAACGTTTTGTCTGATACAAgaaacaataattttttattcaaaagtgAAAGGGTTCATGGAACCCCCTCAATATTTGTGATCTCTGTCTACATATATTGTGCATTGGACGATATAAAAAcaaaggaaaatttttattcgatcattttttttaaaaaaaaaattatatatataactcatATTAATCGttgataatatttattttaaaaaatataaagctCGTATTAATTCATATTTAATAGAAtttacaaaatataattttatctcTCTATTAAGTTTTGGAATGATCCATTTCTTGCCCTTCTAAAACAACCCATTTTTAGAAGCACTTgagagatgatgatgatgatgataatgatgaatttaaatttcgacaaaaattaaaaaatattggtTCTCTCACatatcaaaataaatttaacccggttatttttaataaaaattccaccaaaatttcaaattttctaatatacacaaaaaaaatcacaaaaaataatttttgaaactaTTTATATCCGTAAGTATAAAACTTTATAAAAAACAGTAATAATgacatatatttttaaaataacttcaTATATCACTGCATATTTGTATATTtaactggagtatatatcaatttttgtaaatatttcgaactgaaataatatatttcatatattctcaaaatttatatcacaATTTCTGTCCATTAATACTATATCaacatttaataatatattttataaatatttatattgtgTCATTTAATTTATGTGGGGAAACAAAGCATGTCCCATGAGTTAAAAGAATATTCCTAGGAATATACCTTTATCATATTTGGAAGTACATTGAATAATTTATTCCTGCTCGAATTTGGAGCGAGAATAGTTTCCAAATTATCAcgtcccaaaatttattttgttccaaaaataaaacaaaataaataatgattctCGCtccaaatttattttgttttattttacacTCAAAAATTGTAACTTACCAATCATTGAAtagtttattaatattttttaatatgaggcatatttataattttattaatagtTAGTTATGTTGTTCCAGActccaaattatattatattaataaaatattaacgaTCGTGTGCGTCTCGTAAATTTGGGATTTTAAACAGTttgcaaaatttattttaatttagaaaccttaatattatatgaaaataatattatatctattcaaagaatatgacgaatgaaaacattttttaaaaaagttaaaattattatatgcgcATTAATTGATGTTGATAGCATCATTTCAATTATTAGGTTTATTTGGTAATGACAATGACTGCGTGTCTTAATTATTTCTGTTTTTAATAAAGTACTTATATGTTCAAAATCAAAACCGAAACAAAGAATCTTTATAAGGCGCAAAAACAAAACGTATCGATCTACAAAATAATTGACGCGTGaacttttataaattttaaaaaaattgatttgcGTAACTATTAGAAACTACttctataaattttaaaaaaattgattcgCGTGACTATCACAAAAActataatttataataaaattatatagtttctgataaaattacAAGTGTTTCAATCTTGTGGTTAGTATATGTTATAGTTGTCCATATTGATATACTTAAACTAATAAAAAGTGATTTAAAAACTCAAGAAGTTACACCACTTAATAGACAAACATTTTGTGATATTACTTCTTTTGGATTTATAACCTAACATCGATACTCTCGTTAAGAGTCTACGTAGCGGAATAGGTAACCTAGAAAAAGGTTACCATCAGAGAAGGTGAGTAAAAACAATATAGAATGGGTCACCGTAGATGTCGACTTCTCAAGAAATTGACAATGATACAATTGtctcatattaattaattaaaccaaCAAGAAGCATAATACCATTCAATATACAAGTATTTTACAAGTTTATATTTTATGAACGCCCCTCTGTCcggttatttttttaataaaattagacatttagcgacagttttgaaaaaatcgtcgctatttgcgacggaTTTCCACAAACCCGGTGTATCCGGATCAAATATCTCGAAGACGATTTCGCATGCGAAGAGAGTTACTCTTTCGAATAGTGAATGCACTTGAGGATCGTTCATCGTATTTTCAGCAAAGGGACGATGTTGCGAGGATTTCATGAATATCTCCAAACAAATTCCGAAATACGTGACACTCATGTGCATCACCAACTTCGTGCCGACTTAGTTGAACATATTTGGTCACAATACAACAATAATCCTTGAATTAGTattttgcatcttctcttaaatttaatttattttcttttatttttatgcaagtgttatttattattatatgttgtaccgttttattttaggtttataataaatttttaattttaaataagtgacactcataaaattaaattattttatgtactaaatatataaaaacatattattattaatataaaataataataatttaaatttcttaaaaaatttgaaattgaatttatttaatttaaagtaagaataagatgaatgagtggacagcgggacctacaaataatgagtgtgaatgttaaaatgaatgtgggagAATAGATGTGTTAATGTAAGGTGTATGTGGCATGTGGACCCTACGATTTTTAATGAGGTGGTGGGTGTTATATGTGGGTGCTCTAATATACGGACGCAATCCAGTGTTTAATATTTCTTTATTCCTATTTCTCTAGGATGACATGGACATGTAATGAATTTGACACTGTAATTGATACCGTAAATCATGCTCTAACGAGATTTTGGTACGGTATcaatatatatcattttattaaaaaattattatactttttaaatttataactttataatatttttaaacttaTATATATTGTTTCGGAATTTCATATACCAATTTTCTTTCGAATTTCATAATATTATCGTATTGAAAAATTCGATATCGTTACCATATTGTCAAACATACGTATGTCTCTAGAAAATTTTGGTACGATAACTTCTATATAACAAaaatttcggtatttttttccCACCAAATATCTATAATATCAAGAAAAATATATCAGGGTATTAATTTTGGCaaattaaaatttctaaaatacCCAAATATCTTTTCTAAACTATCATAGAATATATAAATAACTATTTTGAAGCCAACATCATCTGTGATACTTATACTAATTTGTTGACAATCGATACAATGGAATTAATCATCTGAGAAAATTTATACTAATTTGTTGACAATCCATACAATTGAATTAATCATCCgagaaaatttatattattaagtcAATACCAATAATGAAATTTGTGATCTCATTACAAACTAGATTAAGCACCCGAACCTAGAAGATGGTgtgtgatatatatatgatatatatattgaaagGGAAGGGAAATGTGAGGCCCTGTTTAAATCAAATCCATCCTTAAAAAAACACATTTTTTAGATCAGAATTTTTGTTAGTTGTCTCatatcggttggataaaatatctGAGAGTTGCATATATAAACTTAGACAATACTCTTCCTTAGACTAGCTTTTTGGGGTTAAGTTAGGTCTTAGTTCTaatcttaacatgatatcagagCTCAGGTTCCACCGATATGTGTTGGACTGTCTATAGTTGAACCACTCGTTCTACCCGTagttgggtcatttgtaaattTCACGCTCCATATGTTTATTCCTGAGCATGAGAAgtgtgttaattgtcccacatcgaTTGAATAAAATATCTGAGAGTTGTCTATATGAAGTTAGACAATCCTCCTCCAATTTTAACAATCCTAGTTTTGAGTCCTAACAAAGTTTGTAGTAAAATGAAGTATATATAATGAAggtaaaatatcaattttagttatatatatatatatatgtttatattggTGTATGATATTTTTAGTTTTATATATTTCGTTGAATCAAttaaatatgttataattatgtttatttgatcaattttagttatttttctcCGAATAATGTAACTAGATGACTAATTTTATCGGTATTTTTCGAAGTATGTGGTTAAAAAAATTCGAGGtattatttgacaataaaattataaatatttttttaaaaattagtcatttaattatatgattttaatgaaCTAAAATTTATCAAGTTATAAGACTATAATTAACTTAAGGAAActgattaaaaatataattaaagttGATTATTTTGAAGctaatcaatgcaaatatttaaaatgcGCGCTTGCGTGTACGCACGCGAATAAATCCAACTACAGAAAAGCATATACCATTTTCTTGCCGGCTATAAATGCACACGCACCACATCGCCACCTTCACTCCATTTATCCAACCCAAAATTTCGATCCtttgaaaattcaaagtctCTTTCCGTTTCCATCCTCTGATTTATGTGAAGATGGGTTTCGTGGCAGAAGAAGAAAACCGAAGAGCCACGGAAGTGGCGGCGGCGGTTGAGCGGCCGCAGCCGTTTTCCGGGCGCAATGGCTATGAAAACGGCGATGAAGTGCTGTTAACTCCGCCGCTAAACTTTGCGATGGTTGACTACGGTATTTTCCGGTCGGGTTTCCCGGACACGACCAACTTCTCCTTTCTTCAATCCCTCAAGCTCCGCTCCATTATGTAAGTTCGATAAGCCATGTTTATTAAGACTCTGAAAGCTCGTAATTTTGATTCTATTTACAATCTGAGCTGAAGAAAATtaagttctttttttttttgccttttGTAATTTTTATTAGGTGTGATATTATTTCTTTGATTGACGTTTAATTCAGTTGATTTAATACACctttcattcttttcattttttaatttttttgtgtttttgtctGTAAGTTGCTGATACGAGCTATATATAGGTGGAGATCATTGTGTATTAATTAATCATAACGGTGAAAAAATTTACAACCACTGAGAATACATAGATGAGCACTTAAAATATCTATGAACTGAGAATAGATGGATGATCATTCTTCTTTCATAATTCAAAttcataattatatataatgtgGTATTTGGATTAATGAATTTGATTTAGATGTTGGgatttaattcaagaaaaaatttaaaatgacgCCCATATTGTGGATATATTTGAAATGAAACTCACATAAAACAAACTCATCCGAACAAGATAATTTGAATTTGGAATCATAGATTTGATTAGTGGAAATCCATGATTTCAAGTTCATTATTTCAAATACATCTCAATCATATTGAGGTTACAAGAATAGTAGATGTGGAGAAGGTTTGAATGTGTAATTTTGTTCTATCAGTTCGAATTCGACTCAATAAGAGAATCATCGATGCGACATATTATGTAAAATTTGACGACAAAGCTCATTTAGCCAAATTATGTTTTTTCTTGGGGTTCTATTCTCCATTTTCTCTCTCGAGTGTTGACCATCTATATACACTTGGGTTTTTGGTATATCACCAAGATGGTTTTAACTCATTTTTTGACAATTTATTTATCGTTTTTGGATTTTGAAGTTCGTCACAGTTCTAGTTGTTCCTAGTTTCTTTGAGGCTTCATAATTTAATACCAAAATCGGAACTCAGtcacaaaaaattatttttcaaaagttATATTAAATTTGAACGAGATTGAATATAGACATAGGCAATGAGAAGGAATTATGGTTGTAATAAGGGTTACATTCTTAAAtccatttttgttttttaatacAATATCCAATGTGACGTCAGTATATATGGGATGCAATTTTAACAAATGAAACAAATTTCTATGAGTAAGAAATTAGAATCAAGTTTGACAATGGAAGCAAGTGGCGAAATGTGAATTATTACTTAAGCTTTGGATTTTGTATGGATTGTGTAGATATTTGTGCCCGGAGCCGTACCCTCAGCCCAATATCGAGTTTCTCAAGTTACATGGGATCCAGTTATTTCAGTTTGGAATCGAGGGGAGCAAAGTAAGAAAACATTCTTCTATTTAAATGTCATGTTACTTGTATGTCTTTCATTGCATGTGTGTGACAAAGTCGTTGATTAAATTGCGCGCTCGGTTTCATTCGTCATATATATGCTAAATATTAAAAGATACAAATAAATCTGATGTCTATTTTTCTTTTACATGTAGGAAGAGTGACTGAGCAGTTCTTATATCTGTGTAATCTCTTACAGAGAAGAATTGTTTGTATTCTTCAAACTCGACATAGTTGTACATATAATAAATGTTATATGTGATGAATCTGATTGAAAGAAGATTGTTCTCATTATATATtcttatataattatatatatcacATATCAGTTAcgatttataaatttatttaaaaattaaatgtgCAGGAACCCTTTGTGAATATACCCGAGGATAAAGTTCGTGAAGCGCTAAAAGTCGCCATAGGTGAGCGCCATTTTTTTAATACTTGAACTTCAAATATCCGTGAATATATATGATCATTACTCTAGAATTCTCATAATATAAGTTCTTGACTAATACTATTCCTAATTTTTTAGATGTCAAAAATCATCCTGTGCTGATCCATTGCAAACGAGGAAAGGTACCATACATCCTCTATGAcatttttatttgcataataACCTCTTGTTGAATAACGCATATAGACGACTAAAGATGTGAGTAGTGAAGAATGttgagagaaataaacatgTTTATTGAtatgaagaaaataaaaaatgctGGTTCTAGAGATCAGGCTTGTAGCCCAATGGTCTCACCCCCTGCCGGATTAGCCGATTCCCTGGGTTCGATCCCCCCTCCCCGCGTgagttgtaataaaaaaaaatgctgGTTCTAAATTTGGTAATAGATTGAAATGTCATACAAGTTGAGTTGAAAATGACTCGTACTTGGCGTTGATTTGAATAAGAATCCAAGAAACAAACATTTATAGGACAAAGGCCTGAAGAAGTTTTCTATAATTTCTGGCAGAATTTATTCTTTGATTTTTGTATTTTGGACTCTTTATAAGGTTTATAAAGGCCCCCCAAACTATCTCCAACATCGATAAATGAAGTTTTCGCTTCTTGGCTCAAAAAATGTATGTGCTGTGTTTGTACTTGTCAACTGAAAATCAAATTCCAACCTTTCCACAGAGCTGGTGATTTGATTGCTGGTTAAGTAATCTCATGATTCCATGACATTGTTTAAACGTAGGCTGTAGCATAATATGAACCAGGAAATCGAAATTACCTTAGAACTTTATATCATCTGTGTCTCAACAATTATACTTTTCCTTTGAAGAATTAACATGAGTATTACTTTTCCTTTCAGCACCGAACCGGTTGTCTTGTAGGATGCATGAGAAAATTGCAAAGATGGTGTCTGACTTCAGTATTTGATGAGTACCAACGATTTGCTGCAGCCAAATCACGAGTTTTGGATCAGAGGTTTATGGAATTATTCGACGCATCGACCTTCAAGCACTCAGCCATGCCTCCAATTTCTTGAACCGCGCATACATAAAATGAATTTCACGGGAAAAATTCTTGCTTTCGCCATTGCTCCAGAGCTGAAATTCGCCATGTTTTGTTGTGCATATATGTATCCGTAATGTAAAATCGAATCAAGTATGAATTGTTTGAATGAATATTTGTATTTGTAGTGTTCCATCAACCTCACTGTGAACCGGCAACAATATAACTCTACTCTATACTTTCTGAACATATGTCACTTTATGTGACGTCAGCAGTGACTAGGGGACGAGAAAATGGTAATATATATGATGGTCCCAAATAAACTCCATCATTGTCATATTTTAATCAAGAATACCATTAAAATAACTAATATATATGATGtgacatcatttaaaaaaaatgacaacACATTACTTGTGTTTTGACTTGAGCGATGCGAAAATGTTGTCCCTCAGTTTTCAAAAAGTcactatttaattaagaaaatgat is a window encoding:
- the LOC142526088 gene encoding triacylglycerol lipase 2-like; protein product: MTKTTATIILLCFFNFLVADGRNILSLKNTPTVDSAYGICKSMVDTQHYSCQEHTVTTKDGYILSIIRIGMSAGINEGKTPVLLQHGILSDAMTWISDSPDESLGFILADNGLDVWLANVRGTNYSRGHISLSPDDSAYWDWSWDELAAYDLPAMVQYVYGQTGQKLHYVGHSLGTLMAFGAFSRGEVVSMVRSAALLCPIAYLGQMPSPLARAAADLFIAEALYWLGLKEFAPGGGPASKLVHDICSNSGIDCSKLDDVITGPNCCLNSSKSYLDDQQPTSTKNMVHLAQMIRQGNIAMYDYGSEDANNKHYGQPTPPEYNMTQIPNDMPLLLSYGGKDLISDVKDVQTLIDELGDRDPSNLALVYREKYSHLDFVHAINAKQVVYNPIMDFFNLH
- the LOC142527974 gene encoding inositol diphosphatase DSP1-like, with the protein product MGFVAEEENRRATEVAAAVERPQPFSGRNGYENGDEVLLTPPLNFAMVDYGIFRSGFPDTTNFSFLQSLKLRSIIYLCPEPYPQPNIEFLKLHGIQLFQFGIEGSKEPFVNIPEDKVREALKVAIDVKNHPVLIHCKRGKHRTGCLVGCMRKLQRWCLTSVFDEYQRFAAAKSRVLDQRFMELFDASTFKHSAMPPIS